The Methylomicrobium agile genome has a segment encoding these proteins:
- a CDS encoding acetylornithine transaminase, with the protein MNSHIMPTYGHLPVTFVRGSGAWLWDTDGKRYLDALSGIAVCSLGHAHPAVHRAICKQSETLLHTSNVYQIAVQENLAAKLAALSGMDNVFFCNSGAEANEAAIKIARKYGHGLGIDIPRIIVMEKSFHGRTLATLSATGNPKVQQGFEPLVEGFIRVPYNDVPALERALAEHSGVVAVLVEPVQGEGGVNVPSADYLNRIRALCDRHNLLMMLDEIQTGIGRTGKFLAFQHNRILPDVVTLAKALGNGVPIGACLAHGKAAEVLTAGNHGSTFGGNLLACSAALAVLDTLEQEKLADQAERHGRAIQAAFSESLDGMPGVVDIRHKGMMIGIELDRPCGGLVSAALERGLLINVTNEKTIRLLPPLIFDEAQIELLVAILSGLVKDYTAQDVTL; encoded by the coding sequence ATGAACAGTCACATCATGCCGACTTACGGGCACCTGCCGGTGACCTTCGTGCGCGGGTCCGGCGCATGGTTATGGGATACCGACGGCAAGCGCTACCTGGACGCCTTGTCCGGCATCGCGGTTTGCAGCCTGGGGCATGCGCACCCGGCCGTTCATCGCGCGATCTGTAAACAGAGCGAAACCCTGCTGCACACTTCGAACGTCTATCAAATCGCCGTTCAGGAAAACCTCGCCGCCAAGCTTGCCGCCCTGAGCGGAATGGACAATGTCTTTTTCTGCAATTCCGGCGCCGAAGCGAACGAAGCCGCGATCAAAATCGCGCGCAAATACGGCCATGGCCTGGGCATCGATATTCCTCGGATCATCGTGATGGAAAAAAGTTTCCACGGGCGCACGCTGGCCACCCTGAGCGCGACCGGCAATCCGAAGGTCCAGCAGGGCTTCGAACCGCTGGTCGAAGGCTTTATCCGCGTGCCTTACAACGACGTGCCCGCGCTCGAACGGGCGCTGGCCGAACACAGCGGCGTGGTCGCGGTGCTGGTCGAACCGGTGCAGGGCGAAGGCGGCGTGAATGTGCCGTCTGCGGACTATCTGAACCGGATCCGCGCCCTTTGCGATCGACATAACCTGCTGATGATGCTGGACGAGATCCAGACCGGCATCGGCCGCACCGGCAAATTCCTCGCCTTCCAGCACAACAGGATACTGCCCGATGTCGTCACGCTTGCGAAAGCGCTCGGCAACGGCGTGCCGATCGGCGCCTGCCTGGCGCACGGCAAAGCGGCGGAGGTCCTCACCGCAGGCAACCACGGCTCGACTTTCGGCGGCAATCTGCTCGCCTGCAGCGCGGCCCTGGCCGTGCTCGACACGCTGGAACAGGAAAAGCTGGCCGACCAGGCGGAACGCCACGGCCGGGCGATCCAGGCAGCATTCAGCGAAAGCCTGGACGGCATGCCGGGCGTCGTCGACATTCGCCACAAAGGCATGATGATCGGCATCGAGCTGGATCGCCCGTGCGGCGGTCTGGTTTCCGCCGCCCTGGAGAGAGGCCTGCTGATCAACGTAACGAACGAAAAGACGATCCGCCTGCTGCCGCCGTTGATCTTCGACGAGGCCCAGATCGAATTGCTCGTCGCCATTTTATCCGGTCTCGTCAAAGACTACACAGCACAAGATGTAACCCTATGA
- the aqpZ gene encoding aquaporin Z has translation MKQIGAEFLGTFWLVLGGCGSAVLAAAFPNVGIGLLGVAFAFGLTLLTMAYAIGHISGCHLNPAVSIGLWAGGRFPANKLLPYILAQVAGGLVGGGILYLIASGKAGFDAAAGFAANGYGEHSPGGYSLGAALVTEVVMTMMFILIILGATDRRVPQGFAPIPIGLGLTLIHLISIPVTNTSVNPARSLGVAVYAGDWALGQVWLFWVAPIAGALLGAYIYRLIAEERIEDTAAPGFVKQQ, from the coding sequence ATGAAGCAAATAGGCGCCGAGTTTTTGGGAACTTTCTGGTTGGTTTTGGGCGGATGCGGCAGCGCAGTATTGGCGGCCGCGTTTCCGAATGTGGGCATCGGGTTACTGGGGGTTGCGTTTGCTTTCGGGCTTACGCTTTTGACGATGGCGTATGCGATCGGCCATATTTCCGGTTGCCATCTGAATCCCGCCGTATCTATCGGCTTGTGGGCCGGCGGACGTTTTCCCGCGAATAAATTGTTGCCTTATATTCTGGCTCAGGTGGCCGGAGGATTGGTCGGAGGCGGCATTCTCTATCTGATCGCCAGCGGCAAGGCGGGTTTCGATGCCGCTGCCGGTTTTGCGGCGAACGGCTACGGCGAACATTCGCCAGGCGGTTATTCCCTGGGGGCCGCGTTAGTGACCGAAGTCGTGATGACCATGATGTTTATACTGATCATTCTTGGCGCCACCGATCGCCGCGTGCCGCAAGGTTTTGCCCCTATCCCGATAGGCTTGGGCCTGACCCTGATACACCTGATCAGCATACCGGTCACCAACACCTCAGTCAACCCCGCCAGAAGCCTGGGCGTCGCGGTTTATGCCGGCGACTGGGCGCTCGGGCAGGTTTGGCTGTTCTGGGTCGCTCCGATCGCGGGCGCGCTTTTGGGCGCTTACATTTATCGGTTGATTGCCGAAGAGCGGATTGAAGATACGGCGGCTCCCGGCTTCGTCAAACAACAATAA
- a CDS encoding patatin-like phospholipase family protein: MEKDRSATGFAQVRQEELEVIKSQRLNRGDIREADEAARLAGLAISGGGIRSASFALGVLQGLNKYHILRRVDYLSTVSGGGYIGSSLTWFNYQNKKNGSPWTFPFASDAVHSPLNFLRQNGNYLLPNGLSALSLLGVLLRNIALASSVYLAVIVSLFYLFVNLRLFVPKPWMLPFTDGWQPASLFTQAALIMVLVFGITSFLYAWMTWRKLGTEQRGYRGRFWFQRVQGKIILLALAFWVLALLPGINQFVSDKLRGMEYMTTSFPALLGMIGSIYEFFQQQKGNQAGKGAMTEIRILLTSALLIFGIMAVGYKFALDWDHSDMQWLYGLVIAGVVLTGWFVNLNLFGIGRMDRDRLMEAFLPNPQAVNNTRWELATEADVAFFTQVSGPDQWGPYHIINTNAVLVDSPNAKYRGRAGDNFIMSHLYCGGDAVGFHPMDALSDGEMTLATAVSISGAALNPNAANSGQGTTRNRLVSFLLTFFNIRLGFWIQNPAVTGWRKILSDMNRRPNFFYPGFFQGLLGQDLRENVGYLELTDGGHFDNTGLYELIRRRVDTLYFSSAGADPNFTLDDIGSLLVRIQVDFDVTITFHDELESLMPGSDGESVYAKRFGFSRMGFDRGTIHYPASALGPAKKGTLYIVRATLAKDLPAEIYSYRAQHEEFPNQSTNDQFFDEVQVEAYRELGFRLTAQMCSALSLSSEEITPVSEIFAEAAQAAVEGVQEDVEGVPEV, translated from the coding sequence ATGGAAAAAGATCGATCCGCAACCGGTTTTGCGCAAGTTCGTCAGGAAGAACTGGAAGTCATCAAAAGCCAGCGGCTGAACCGGGGCGATATTCGGGAAGCCGATGAAGCCGCACGCCTTGCCGGACTGGCGATCAGCGGCGGCGGTATCCGTTCCGCTTCGTTCGCGCTGGGCGTCCTGCAGGGGTTGAACAAATACCATATTTTGCGTCGGGTGGACTATTTGTCGACCGTTTCGGGCGGCGGCTATATCGGCTCCTCGCTGACCTGGTTCAATTATCAGAACAAGAAGAACGGTTCGCCCTGGACTTTTCCGTTCGCTTCCGATGCAGTCCATTCGCCGCTGAATTTCCTGAGGCAGAACGGCAATTACCTGCTGCCGAACGGGCTGTCGGCCTTGTCGCTGCTGGGCGTCCTGCTGCGTAATATTGCGCTGGCGTCCTCGGTCTATCTCGCGGTGATCGTCAGCCTCTTTTATCTTTTCGTCAATCTCCGGCTGTTCGTGCCGAAACCCTGGATGCTGCCGTTTACGGACGGCTGGCAGCCGGCCTCCCTTTTCACGCAAGCCGCGCTGATCATGGTGCTGGTCTTCGGAATCACCAGTTTTTTGTATGCCTGGATGACCTGGCGGAAGTTAGGGACGGAGCAGCGCGGGTATCGCGGGCGTTTCTGGTTTCAGCGCGTGCAGGGCAAGATCATTTTGCTGGCGCTTGCATTCTGGGTATTGGCGTTGCTGCCGGGAATCAACCAATTCGTCAGCGATAAACTGCGCGGAATGGAATATATGACCACTTCCTTTCCGGCGCTGCTCGGCATGATCGGATCGATCTACGAGTTTTTCCAGCAGCAAAAGGGCAACCAGGCCGGCAAAGGCGCGATGACGGAGATTCGTATTCTGCTGACCTCGGCATTGCTGATCTTCGGCATCATGGCGGTCGGTTATAAATTCGCGCTGGATTGGGATCATTCGGACATGCAGTGGCTTTACGGATTGGTGATCGCCGGCGTCGTCCTGACCGGATGGTTCGTCAACCTGAACCTGTTCGGCATCGGGCGAATGGACCGCGACCGCCTGATGGAAGCCTTTCTGCCGAATCCGCAAGCGGTGAACAACACGCGCTGGGAACTGGCGACCGAAGCCGATGTGGCTTTTTTTACCCAAGTTTCCGGACCCGATCAATGGGGGCCTTACCACATCATCAATACCAATGCCGTTCTGGTCGATTCTCCCAATGCCAAATACCGGGGCCGCGCCGGGGACAATTTCATCATGTCCCATCTGTATTGCGGCGGCGACGCGGTCGGTTTTCATCCGATGGATGCGCTGTCCGACGGCGAAATGACGCTCGCGACGGCGGTGTCGATTTCGGGCGCCGCGTTGAATCCGAACGCCGCCAACTCCGGGCAGGGCACCACCCGCAACCGCCTGGTTTCGTTTCTGCTGACGTTTTTCAATATCCGGCTGGGCTTCTGGATACAGAATCCGGCGGTGACCGGCTGGCGGAAAATCCTGTCGGATATGAACAGGCGCCCCAACTTTTTCTATCCGGGCTTTTTTCAGGGGTTACTGGGACAGGATCTCAGGGAAAACGTGGGCTATCTGGAGCTGACCGACGGCGGCCATTTCGACAATACCGGGCTGTATGAATTGATCAGAAGGCGCGTTGATACCCTCTATTTTTCTTCGGCCGGCGCGGACCCGAATTTCACCCTGGACGATATCGGTAGTCTTCTGGTGCGGATCCAGGTCGATTTCGACGTCACGATTACTTTCCATGACGAGCTGGAAAGCCTGATGCCGGGATCGGACGGAGAAAGCGTGTACGCGAAGCGCTTCGGCTTTTCGAGAATGGGCTTCGACAGAGGCACGATCCATTACCCGGCCAGCGCTCTGGGGCCCGCCAAAAAGGGTACCCTGTATATCGTCAGGGCGACGCTGGCCAAGGATTTGCCTGCGGAAATCTACAGTTACCGCGCCCAGCACGAGGAGTTTCCGAATCAGTCCACGAACGACCAGTTTTTTGATGAGGTTCAGGTCGAGGCGTACCGGGAGTTGGGGTTCCGGTTGACCGCGCAGATGTGCAGCGCGCTGTCGCTTTCCAGCGAAGAAATTACCCCGGTTTCGGAGATTTTCGCGGAAGCGGCGCAAGCAGCCGTCGAAGGGGTACAGGAGGACGTCGAAGGCGTGCCGGAAGTGTAA
- a CDS encoding cytochrome c peroxidase produces the protein MNLIGAVGLRAAEQPPLAPGYGNLQFALPAPGTYALPPLGEAANGEVLDSDGKALELYDLMGDKIVLLSFVYSTCSDVNGCPLAIAVLHKIKRRLANEKDIAAKLRLITLSFNPEHDTPDTMAAYGKEFQAPGIEWHFLTTRSEADLQPILGGYNHTVQKVYDAEGKSTGTFSHVLRVYLIDADKRIRNIYSVSFLHADTLINDIKTLLSGEPRTVAVKTPAAGKPSLYRAGDDKSDYESGGYQTHSLAMKERRGKAIDLLATIRKPMRGLPPVPVPKDNPLTEAKIGLGRKLFYDRRLSLNKTFSCAMCHIPEQGFTSNEMATAVGVEGRTVRRNSPTLYNVAYLDQLFHDGRETALERQAWGPLLAHDEMANPSIGYVLETVANSEDYRGLFQKAFGKGPGMETLGMAIASYERTLNSADSPFDRWFYGKDRKVLSEEAQQGFKLFTGKAGCSGCHTVDSKFALFTDNGFHNTGIGFAAAMDGSNAKRRVQIAPGTFVEVDREVIDSVSGDKGNDLGRYEITQKPEDRWKYRTLSLRNIGLTAPYMHDGSLGTLEEVVQFYRQGGRPNENLDPLIRPLPLNDREAAALVAFLKSLTGSNVGDLVGDAFAAPIGDAK, from the coding sequence ATGAATCTTATAGGCGCTGTCGGTCTCCGGGCGGCGGAGCAACCGCCGCTCGCCCCCGGCTACGGCAATCTGCAATTCGCGTTGCCGGCACCGGGCACTTATGCGTTGCCGCCTTTGGGCGAGGCCGCCAACGGCGAGGTGCTGGACAGCGACGGCAAGGCGCTCGAACTGTACGATTTGATGGGCGACAAGATCGTGCTGCTCAGTTTCGTCTATTCGACCTGCAGCGACGTGAACGGCTGCCCCTTGGCGATCGCGGTGCTGCATAAAATCAAACGGCGCCTTGCCAACGAGAAGGATATCGCCGCCAAATTGAGACTGATTACGCTCAGCTTCAACCCCGAACACGATACGCCCGACACGATGGCGGCATACGGCAAGGAGTTTCAGGCGCCGGGCATCGAATGGCATTTTCTGACGACGCGTTCCGAGGCCGATCTGCAGCCGATTCTCGGCGGTTACAACCATACGGTGCAGAAGGTTTACGACGCGGAAGGCAAAAGCACCGGGACGTTTTCGCATGTGCTGCGGGTTTATCTGATCGATGCGGACAAACGCATCCGGAACATTTACAGCGTCTCGTTTCTGCATGCGGATACGTTGATCAATGACATCAAGACCTTGCTGAGCGGCGAACCCCGGACCGTAGCGGTCAAGACGCCTGCGGCCGGCAAGCCGTCCTTGTATCGGGCCGGGGACGACAAGTCCGATTACGAAAGCGGCGGCTATCAAACCCATTCGCTGGCAATGAAGGAACGGCGGGGCAAAGCGATCGACCTGCTGGCGACGATTCGAAAACCGATGCGGGGTTTGCCGCCCGTGCCGGTGCCGAAGGACAATCCCTTGACCGAGGCGAAAATCGGCCTGGGCCGCAAACTGTTTTACGATCGCCGCCTGTCGCTGAACAAGACCTTTTCCTGCGCGATGTGCCATATTCCGGAGCAGGGCTTTACCAGCAACGAAATGGCGACCGCGGTCGGCGTCGAAGGGCGGACGGTCCGCCGCAATTCGCCGACCCTGTACAATGTCGCTTATCTCGATCAGCTGTTTCATGACGGCCGCGAAACGGCATTGGAGCGACAGGCATGGGGGCCGCTACTCGCGCACGACGAGATGGCGAATCCGTCGATCGGCTATGTGTTGGAGACGGTCGCCAACAGCGAGGACTACCGGGGATTGTTTCAAAAAGCCTTCGGCAAAGGGCCGGGCATGGAAACCCTCGGGATGGCGATCGCCAGCTACGAGCGTACCTTGAACTCGGCCGATTCGCCGTTCGACCGTTGGTTCTACGGCAAGGACCGGAAAGTGCTGAGCGAAGAGGCTCAGCAGGGTTTCAAATTGTTTACCGGCAAAGCCGGGTGTTCCGGGTGCCACACGGTCGATTCGAAATTTGCGTTGTTTACCGACAACGGCTTCCACAATACCGGAATCGGTTTTGCCGCGGCGATGGACGGCTCGAACGCGAAGCGCCGCGTGCAGATTGCGCCGGGCACTTTCGTCGAAGTCGACCGCGAGGTGATCGATTCGGTATCCGGCGATAAGGGCAACGATCTCGGCCGTTATGAAATCACCCAAAAACCCGAGGACCGCTGGAAATACCGCACGCTTTCCCTGCGCAATATCGGTTTGACCGCGCCGTACATGCATGACGGCAGCCTGGGGACGTTAGAGGAAGTCGTGCAATTTTACCGGCAAGGCGGTCGTCCGAACGAAAACCTGGATCCGCTGATCCGGCCTTTGCCGCTGAACGATCGGGAAGCGGCGGCGCTGGTCGCGTTTCTGAAGAGCCTGACCGGTTCGAACGTCGGCGACTTGGTCGGCGATGCGTTTGCGGCGCCGATCGGCGATGCGAAATGA
- the grxD gene encoding Grx4 family monothiol glutaredoxin has product MSVIERIQSQLESNPVILYMKGSPDFPQCGFSGQAVHILDACSAKYAYVNIFEDPELREALKSYSNWPTYPQLYIAGELVGGCDIMIDLYQKGELAKMLSAANSVAE; this is encoded by the coding sequence ATGAGCGTTATCGAAAGAATTCAATCCCAACTGGAATCCAATCCTGTGATCTTGTATATGAAAGGTTCGCCCGATTTTCCGCAGTGCGGATTTTCAGGGCAGGCGGTGCACATTCTGGATGCCTGCAGCGCAAAATATGCCTATGTGAACATTTTCGAAGACCCCGAATTGCGCGAAGCGTTGAAAAGCTACTCCAACTGGCCGACTTATCCGCAGCTTTATATCGCCGGCGAACTGGTCGGCGGCTGCGACATCATGATCGATCTCTACCAAAAAGGCGAACTGGCTAAAATGTTGAGCGCAGCCAATTCGGTCGCCGAATAA
- the argF gene encoding ornithine carbamoyltransferase, with protein MKVRHFISLLDITGYEFRKLISRAIELKKHRDRNYYPFKGKVLAMIFEKSSTRTRVSFEAGMAQFGGSSMFLSPRDTQLGRGEPIEDSAKVISSMVDCVMLRTHSHEMVATFALNSRVPVINGLTDEQHPCQLLADMQTYFEKRGDIKGKTVAWIGDGNNMCHSYIHAAMLLDFHLHIACPDGYRPNQAIVEAAGDHVKFFAAPIEAARNADLLVTDVWASMGQEEEQKLRELAFKNYQITAEVMRAARPDALFMHCLPAHRGEEVAAEVIDGPQSVVFEEAENRLHAQKALLEFLIPGK; from the coding sequence ATGAAAGTCAGACATTTCATCAGCCTGCTCGACATTACCGGCTACGAGTTCCGGAAACTGATCAGCCGGGCCATCGAACTGAAAAAACATCGCGACCGGAATTATTATCCGTTCAAAGGCAAGGTGCTCGCGATGATCTTCGAGAAATCTTCGACCCGCACGCGCGTCTCGTTCGAAGCCGGCATGGCGCAATTCGGAGGCAGTTCGATGTTTCTTTCGCCCAGGGATACCCAGTTGGGCCGCGGCGAACCGATCGAAGACAGCGCGAAAGTGATTTCGAGCATGGTCGATTGCGTGATGCTGCGCACCCATAGCCATGAGATGGTGGCCACCTTCGCACTGAACTCCCGCGTGCCGGTCATCAACGGCCTGACCGACGAGCAGCACCCCTGCCAGCTATTGGCCGACATGCAGACCTATTTTGAAAAGCGCGGCGACATCAAGGGCAAGACGGTCGCGTGGATCGGCGACGGCAACAACATGTGCCATTCCTATATTCATGCCGCGATGCTGCTCGATTTTCATCTGCATATCGCCTGTCCGGACGGTTACCGCCCGAATCAAGCGATCGTCGAGGCGGCCGGCGATCATGTGAAATTCTTCGCGGCCCCGATCGAGGCGGCCCGGAACGCCGATCTTCTGGTCACGGACGTCTGGGCCAGCATGGGACAGGAAGAGGAACAAAAATTGCGGGAACTGGCATTCAAGAATTACCAGATCACCGCCGAAGTGATGCGCGCCGCCAGGCCCGACGCGCTGTTCATGCACTGCCTGCCCGCGCACCGCGGCGAAGAAGTCGCCGCCGAGGTGATCGACGGACCGCAGAGCGTCGTTTTCGAAGAAGCCGAAAACCGCCTGCATGCCCAAAAAGCGCTGCTCGAATTTCTCATCCCGGGTAAATAA
- a CDS encoding metallophosphoesterase family protein, with product MNPNHRILFAGDPHGNFRPLIEAVRKCRPEAVVLLGDYDLECPLEHYLAEIIGLTEIWWIAGNHDFQSPCKYHSLFNSSLADYSLHLRVKEIAGLRIAGLGGIFLGRVWYPPAQPKWINKRHFLNSQKTAQRYSELSLKYRSAIWHDEFEAMKALQADILVTHEAPSSHRFGFAAIGELASAMGVKHVFHGHLHENYAATIRRNIRVVGVADQVVADLAGNLVNAGELAVSD from the coding sequence ATGAACCCCAATCACCGAATCCTGTTTGCCGGCGATCCGCACGGAAATTTTCGGCCGCTGATCGAGGCGGTCCGAAAATGCCGTCCCGAAGCGGTCGTGCTGCTCGGCGATTACGATTTGGAGTGCCCTTTGGAGCACTATCTGGCCGAGATCATCGGCTTGACCGAAATTTGGTGGATCGCGGGTAACCATGACTTCCAGTCGCCCTGCAAATACCACAGCCTGTTCAACTCCTCGCTTGCCGACTACAGTCTGCACCTTCGCGTGAAGGAAATCGCCGGGTTGCGGATCGCGGGACTCGGCGGGATTTTTTTGGGCAGGGTCTGGTATCCGCCTGCCCAGCCGAAGTGGATCAACAAACGCCATTTTCTGAACAGCCAGAAAACTGCGCAGCGCTATTCCGAACTGTCGCTAAAATACCGGTCCGCGATCTGGCATGACGAGTTCGAAGCGATGAAAGCCCTGCAGGCCGATATCCTGGTCACGCACGAAGCCCCGTCCTCGCATCGGTTCGGGTTTGCGGCAATCGGCGAGCTGGCCTCCGCGATGGGAGTGAAACATGTGTTTCATGGCCATCTGCACGAAAATTATGCTGCCACGATTCGGCGCAATATCCGCGTGGTGGGTGTCGCCGATCAAGTGGTGGCCGATCTGGCCGGCAATCTGGTGAACGCCGGGGAACTGGCCGTTTCGGATTAG